Proteins encoded in a region of the Stieleria neptunia genome:
- a CDS encoding NfeD family protein: MVRPSSFSVRCSTLLLTIGLVFGAVPAPSPSAAQNAAPNAAPNAAPNAAPNADPDAAAKPAERSAVIIPLHEDINPLSGALLKRKFAEAVDSDVDVIILDIHSPGGLVYVTFELMDMISDAKDVETVAFIQKDAISGAALISLACDKIIMLPGARMGDAGEIVMGADGAFRYTEAKSRSVLAQKVRDTARATGRPLALAEKMTDKDMVVFRAVHKTDGTVRYISDKEWASMENTDQWEQGKPIREAGKEMFFTVNGARAVELGMADQTVENETELAEVLGVKTPIPVMERTGVDTAIMILNSGFVTFLLLVIGMVALVIELGAPGIGIGGLTSLLCFGLFFWSRFLGGTAGWLEVTLFVLGLIFIGMEIFVIPGFGVAGVGGLGLMLGSLVMASRRFLVPGSTEELASLGWDLATVLGAFVGFMVAMLILANYIGDIPGLGRLTLKPQVAMVAADAGPGEPADADAAALLPGWQRVSVGDVGTATSPLRPGGKMMVDDYSVDVVTEGDFVDNGTSVKVIAKQGTRIVVRPV, translated from the coding sequence ATGGTTCGCCCAAGCTCCTTCTCGGTTCGATGTTCAACCCTGCTGCTCACGATCGGCCTGGTCTTCGGCGCGGTTCCAGCCCCGAGCCCCTCTGCCGCACAAAATGCCGCCCCAAATGCCGCCCCAAATGCCGCCCCAAATGCCGCCCCAAATGCCGATCCGGATGCCGCCGCCAAGCCGGCCGAGCGGTCGGCGGTGATCATCCCCCTGCACGAAGACATCAATCCGCTCAGCGGGGCGCTTTTGAAGCGCAAGTTTGCCGAGGCGGTCGATTCGGACGTCGACGTGATCATCCTGGACATCCACAGCCCCGGCGGGCTGGTCTATGTGACGTTCGAACTGATGGACATGATCTCCGACGCCAAGGATGTCGAGACGGTCGCCTTCATCCAAAAAGACGCCATCAGCGGCGCCGCCCTGATCTCGTTGGCCTGTGACAAGATCATCATGCTGCCGGGGGCCCGGATGGGCGATGCCGGTGAAATCGTGATGGGGGCCGACGGGGCGTTTCGATACACCGAAGCCAAAAGCCGCAGCGTGCTGGCCCAGAAAGTCCGCGACACCGCCCGCGCCACCGGCCGCCCCCTGGCGCTGGCGGAAAAGATGACCGACAAGGATATGGTCGTCTTTCGCGCCGTTCACAAGACCGACGGCACGGTGCGTTACATCAGCGACAAAGAATGGGCGTCGATGGAAAACACCGACCAGTGGGAACAGGGAAAACCGATCCGCGAAGCCGGCAAAGAAATGTTCTTCACCGTCAATGGTGCCCGCGCAGTCGAACTGGGCATGGCCGACCAAACGGTCGAAAATGAAACCGAATTGGCCGAGGTGCTGGGCGTCAAAACCCCGATCCCGGTGATGGAGCGGACCGGCGTCGACACCGCCATCATGATCCTCAACTCGGGATTCGTGACCTTTCTGCTGTTGGTCATCGGCATGGTCGCGCTGGTGATCGAACTGGGGGCCCCCGGCATCGGCATCGGCGGGCTGACGTCACTGCTGTGTTTCGGACTGTTTTTCTGGAGCCGGTTTCTGGGCGGGACCGCCGGTTGGTTGGAAGTGACCCTGTTTGTCCTCGGGCTGATCTTCATCGGCATGGAAATTTTTGTGATCCCCGGCTTCGGCGTCGCCGGTGTGGGCGGGCTGGGGTTGATGCTGGGCTCGCTGGTGATGGCCTCGCGGCGATTTCTCGTCCCCGGCAGCACCGAAGAACTCGCCAGCCTGGGCTGGGACCTGGCCACGGTCTTGGGCGCGTTTGTCGGCTTCATGGTCGCCATGCTGATCCTGGCCAATTACATCGGCGACATCCCCGGGTTGGGTCGGCTGACGCTCAAACCCCAGGTGGCCATGGTCGCAGCCGACGCGGGACCGGGTGAACCGGCCGACGCCGATGCAGCCGCACTGCTGCCGGGCTGGCAACGCGTTTCGGTCGGCGATGTCGGAACCGCCACCAGCCCGCTGCGGCCGGGCGGGAAAATGATGGTCGACGATTACAGTGTCGACGTCGTCACCGAAGGCGACTTCGTGGACAACGGCACGAGCGTGAAAGTGATCGCCAAACAAGGCACACGGATCGTCGTCCGACCCGTTTAG
- a CDS encoding SAM-dependent methyltransferase, giving the protein MAVIETDKEISWEKDYADRINPELMNTLLHRAVPVLDWTGWKITRVGPGFCESVLPLAIETTNQHGTHQAALISLSADYTGGMALTTLLTGTPLTGIHRGRPDESASLWLVGMDVKYENPSTSHLRAVSRVDPKTARRIQSRYFSGRVVLATLNVEFWSEDGERVATAVMRYFAQATQRLLEHRSGGERSTMTKLNLKTSARIIAGLRAMDSPAGSKTMSDSQGRQLRIDAPHDKAAAGTHGLLQAKRLQKVLPQLGAMVGARTRHCDEVLRSIPGIEQLVMLGAGLDMRPLRRAAELSGATVFELDLPVMLAERQHVIERLETQLGGPAAAPERHQIAADFLQDDVGELLQRHFAFSETALTLFVYEGCSMYFDEQQNRRLLSSIRRRMRHPESVLWMDCVTPAVINEGTGDPNIHEFVDRMEMIGERFVYGPADPEAFLRSCGFVCCSDDTAQDYLGSEDPTLGEYRFVTARQDVLDLS; this is encoded by the coding sequence ATGGCTGTGATCGAAACTGATAAAGAGATCAGTTGGGAAAAAGACTACGCGGATCGTATCAATCCCGAACTGATGAACACTCTGCTGCACCGCGCGGTGCCGGTGCTGGACTGGACCGGTTGGAAGATCACCCGGGTCGGTCCCGGGTTTTGCGAGTCGGTGCTGCCGCTGGCGATCGAGACCACCAATCAACATGGCACACACCAAGCCGCCTTGATTTCACTCTCGGCGGATTATACCGGTGGCATGGCGTTGACGACGCTGTTGACCGGGACACCGTTGACCGGCATCCATCGCGGGCGTCCGGATGAATCGGCGTCGTTGTGGTTGGTCGGGATGGACGTCAAGTACGAAAACCCGAGCACCAGCCATCTGCGGGCCGTCAGCCGCGTCGATCCGAAAACCGCTCGGCGGATCCAGTCGCGATACTTTTCCGGGCGCGTCGTGTTGGCGACCCTCAACGTCGAGTTCTGGTCCGAAGACGGCGAGCGTGTCGCCACCGCGGTGATGCGTTACTTCGCCCAAGCGACCCAACGATTGCTCGAGCACCGCAGCGGCGGCGAGCGATCGACGATGACCAAGTTGAACTTGAAAACATCGGCGCGTATCATCGCGGGGTTGCGGGCTATGGACAGCCCGGCGGGGTCGAAGACGATGTCGGATTCTCAGGGACGACAGCTTCGTATCGACGCCCCGCATGACAAGGCGGCCGCGGGAACGCACGGCTTGTTGCAGGCGAAACGATTGCAAAAGGTGCTGCCGCAACTGGGCGCGATGGTCGGGGCTCGCACCCGGCATTGCGATGAAGTGTTGCGATCGATCCCCGGCATCGAGCAACTCGTGATGCTCGGCGCGGGATTGGACATGCGGCCGCTGCGACGCGCCGCAGAACTTTCCGGCGCGACGGTGTTCGAATTGGACCTGCCCGTCATGCTGGCCGAGCGGCAACATGTCATCGAACGGCTGGAAACACAACTCGGCGGCCCCGCCGCGGCGCCGGAGCGACACCAGATCGCCGCGGACTTCTTGCAGGACGATGTGGGCGAGTTGCTGCAACGGCACTTTGCGTTTTCCGAGACCGCGTTGACGCTGTTCGTCTATGAAGGCTGTTCGATGTACTTCGACGAGCAGCAGAACCGACGTCTGTTGAGCTCGATCCGGCGACGCATGAGACATCCTGAGAGCGTGCTGTGGATGGACTGTGTCACGCCGGCGGTGATCAATGAAGGGACCGGCGACCCGAATATTCACGAGTTCGTCGATCGGATGGAAATGATCGGAGAGCGATTCGTTTACGGACCGGCGGACCCCGAAGCGTTTCTACGCAGCTGTGGGTTCGTCTGTTGCAGCGACGACACGGCGCAGGATTACCTCGGCAGCGAGGACCCGACGCTGGGCGAGTACCGTTTCGTGACGGCCCGTCAGGATGTGCTGGATTTGAGCTGA
- a CDS encoding ATP-binding protein, which translates to MQSAESTEYRYRTLRELPDVAGVHCWLVQDLQGEGRLVIRDLPTAMFKEGLRIRFQNEARLLSEIECDSYNSMVSYDIDDDRIRLVYRYRDGISLSRLIAQSAMSPQSTLRLACDLLQALIQIHRQGCVHRDWRPSHVILTPTGEAILSGYGPVWRANLAAGDSPIGIETVRYASPEMAGIIRHDIGPASDLYSLGLILYWALAGEPMCDATTVGDILLQHSTSDLDADRFPGDTPPQLVSMIERLTQKEPRERYQSAAAALADATAILNMIQDGDSATPVVIGRSDARSDLVDPAFVGRESQLQTLQENLTDVAAGSWRQALISCVSGMGKSRLNQEITRLATRHGFLVFQGESIHHAAAEPNAPWMQVVNQVAQFCVSHPDTRQRLRETMSDYREEVITAMPSLADVFGWTGSTLSGPDELGQGRVVAAFAALLTQLGSGDCPVMISLDDCQWMDDQSIRVLQRVARSDAPFQLLLLSARTDEGQTARVRDAAQLDHMLDLGPLDADSIRRLSESMAGVLPDEAIKVIQDFAEGSPFMAAAILRGMVESSVLVSDKERWVLDRERLENFQTTAEAGEVLAGRLENLPPKARHFLDAAAVIGSEFTLDAVVELSQIDLSESFELLADIRRHRMLWSKPDGSYAFAHDKIREAVLAHLTPDVKQRMHGRIGQYFAKTQPDRIYDLAYHFDAAGMHREALPHALNAASKARQEFSLGSARRQLEIAARAFHVTDSATRHQVEAMMSEVLMLQGEYNGAQQWLVAASKTATTEMDDAVVATRRGELAFKRGDKVQAVEFFESALTRLRQPVCRNRFQLFTNLLREITVQAVHTAVPLLVRSRTRSPDDTEQLRLRLYSNIARGYWYTRDKYYTLWAHLRGMNRGECYRPSAGLAHAYSEHAPAMTLLGWYRRGIDYAKRSLQIRKDLHDVWGQGQSRNFMSILHYSFSNYEQCIHEASQAVAILERTGDYWEVHIARYQFAASLYRQGNLREALDQTRINYRSAVRRSDFQGTGNIVEVWARAALGNIPLDVLQIELKRNVDDAQRICEVKLAYGVYHFYQHGYAEAVNAFTEAVQIAEDASVVNAYISPCYAWRATALRRLLETEPAKTDAMRRKKLRELQSACRQAVRLANRYTNELPHALRELAAVSAFQGRTRRALRHFRRSLRIADQQGARLEQIQTTLLHAELAKETGWAVDEALVREASEALQQLKTSVGSVDEDGSLSLVDRFDSLLEAGRRIAVGTEIDVIRDEIIAAASKLLRGDRVLLIQPATENGPATTIPPNTVYDPDIVKQTQTKGSAIICEYERSDLCDVRSRHSDPHHNYGTFLCCPVLVHGKIHSYLYIANSYMMGMFGDDELRIANYLSSAAGAAFEKADGFTQLQELNQTLERKVAQRTETLQLRNEEIERTADRLRATQVNLREAKDLAEHANRAKSEFLARMSHEIRTPITAVLGYTELMLRGIVTDPEEQRQHLETIHGNGSHLLHLLNDILDLSKIEADKIEVEQISCVPAKVIGEVIKSLQGKAAQKNITLGIDSGSQIPETITSDPTRLRQIVTNLIGNAIKFTDRGGVTVRLSTRLDETTGLPDQIVVAIRDSGIGMDADQLERIFDPFAQADTSTTRKYGGTGLGLSISKRLAESLGGGLEVESIPGVGSTFTIHIAADTRPGDRLLSDSEVIELATGRHEAQWQRVDLTGAKVLVVDDAETNRDLIHRLLTSAGAGVQSVADGQQAVDFFLDPNGTLKSHSIDLVLMDMQMPVLDGYSATQQLVGAGLKTPIVAMTANSMVGDDSKCRQVGCRDYLSKPIDLDALLEMVRSWCADSIVPHSRHSDPPQSTPAVDRSPPSQPPTSETMSPPPITDESHAPLLPSDWLRQFAIDLVAKVHFQMPAIKNAYDCADYDEVARKLHWIKGSGGTVGLNTLTDLAKSCEQAAKASDTDALTERLDAIESYVNLLVEECGEELPNPQASENAAPHLD; encoded by the coding sequence ATGCAGTCCGCCGAGTCCACCGAATACCGCTACCGAACTCTACGAGAGTTGCCGGATGTGGCCGGAGTGCACTGCTGGCTTGTCCAGGATCTGCAGGGCGAAGGCCGCCTGGTGATCCGCGATTTGCCGACGGCGATGTTCAAGGAAGGACTGCGAATCCGGTTTCAAAACGAAGCCCGATTGCTGAGCGAGATCGAGTGCGACAGCTACAACTCGATGGTCTCCTATGACATCGACGACGATCGCATTCGATTGGTCTATCGCTACCGTGATGGCATCAGTCTCTCGCGGCTGATCGCGCAATCGGCGATGTCACCCCAATCGACGCTGCGGTTGGCGTGTGACCTGTTGCAGGCGTTGATCCAGATTCACCGGCAGGGTTGTGTGCATCGCGACTGGCGGCCGTCCCACGTGATTTTGACCCCGACCGGTGAAGCGATCCTGTCGGGCTACGGACCGGTGTGGCGGGCGAACTTGGCGGCCGGCGACAGCCCCATCGGGATCGAAACCGTGCGTTACGCCTCGCCCGAAATGGCGGGCATCATTCGGCATGATATCGGCCCGGCGTCGGACCTCTACTCGTTGGGTTTGATCCTCTATTGGGCGCTCGCCGGCGAACCGATGTGCGACGCGACCACCGTCGGCGACATCCTGCTCCAACACTCGACCTCGGATCTGGACGCCGACCGCTTCCCCGGCGACACGCCGCCGCAACTGGTCTCGATGATCGAGCGGTTGACCCAGAAAGAGCCGCGTGAGCGTTACCAATCGGCGGCCGCCGCGTTGGCCGACGCGACGGCGATCCTGAACATGATCCAAGACGGCGACTCGGCCACACCGGTGGTGATCGGCCGATCGGACGCCCGCTCCGATCTGGTCGACCCCGCATTCGTCGGCCGTGAATCACAACTGCAAACCTTGCAGGAAAACTTGACCGACGTCGCCGCGGGCAGTTGGCGTCAAGCCTTGATCTCCTGCGTTTCGGGGATGGGAAAAAGCCGGCTGAACCAGGAGATCACACGGCTGGCCACGCGACACGGTTTTCTCGTCTTCCAAGGGGAATCGATCCATCATGCGGCCGCCGAGCCCAACGCGCCGTGGATGCAAGTCGTCAACCAAGTCGCGCAATTCTGTGTCTCCCATCCGGACACCCGCCAACGTCTGCGCGAAACCATGTCGGACTATCGCGAAGAAGTGATCACGGCGATGCCTTCCTTGGCAGACGTGTTCGGATGGACCGGCAGCACGCTTTCCGGCCCGGACGAACTCGGCCAAGGCCGGGTCGTGGCGGCCTTCGCCGCGCTGCTGACCCAACTGGGATCGGGCGATTGCCCCGTGATGATCTCCTTGGATGATTGCCAGTGGATGGACGACCAATCGATTCGGGTGCTGCAACGTGTCGCACGCTCCGACGCACCCTTCCAACTGCTGCTGCTTTCGGCACGCACCGACGAAGGCCAAACGGCACGTGTCCGCGACGCCGCGCAGCTGGACCACATGCTGGATTTGGGACCGCTTGATGCGGATAGCATTCGTCGGTTGAGCGAATCGATGGCCGGTGTGCTTCCCGATGAAGCGATCAAAGTGATTCAGGATTTCGCCGAAGGCAGTCCGTTCATGGCCGCCGCAATCCTCCGCGGCATGGTCGAATCCTCGGTGCTGGTTTCCGACAAAGAACGTTGGGTGCTGGACCGAGAGCGTCTGGAAAATTTCCAAACCACCGCCGAGGCCGGCGAAGTCCTGGCGGGGCGACTGGAGAACCTGCCGCCCAAGGCACGGCATTTTCTGGATGCCGCCGCCGTCATCGGCAGCGAATTCACGCTCGACGCCGTCGTCGAACTCTCCCAAATTGATCTGTCGGAAAGTTTTGAGTTGCTCGCCGATATCCGTCGCCATCGGATGCTCTGGAGCAAGCCCGACGGCAGCTACGCCTTTGCCCACGACAAGATTCGCGAAGCCGTGCTCGCACACCTGACGCCCGACGTCAAACAACGCATGCATGGCCGGATCGGGCAATACTTCGCCAAAACCCAACCGGATCGAATCTACGACCTGGCCTACCACTTCGACGCGGCGGGCATGCACCGCGAAGCACTTCCGCATGCCTTAAACGCCGCCTCCAAAGCACGCCAAGAATTCTCCCTCGGCAGTGCGCGGCGGCAACTCGAAATCGCCGCCCGCGCATTTCACGTCACCGATTCGGCGACGCGCCATCAAGTCGAAGCGATGATGAGCGAAGTGCTGATGCTGCAGGGAGAATACAACGGAGCCCAGCAGTGGTTGGTCGCGGCTTCCAAAACCGCCACCACGGAAATGGACGATGCGGTCGTCGCCACACGACGCGGCGAACTCGCATTCAAACGCGGTGACAAAGTCCAGGCGGTGGAGTTCTTTGAATCTGCGTTAACCCGCTTGAGACAACCGGTCTGCCGAAACCGCTTTCAATTGTTCACCAACCTGCTGCGGGAAATCACCGTCCAAGCCGTTCACACCGCGGTGCCGCTGCTGGTCCGCTCCCGGACGCGTTCACCCGACGACACCGAACAGCTCCGCTTGCGGCTCTACAGCAACATCGCCCGCGGCTATTGGTACACGCGAGACAAGTACTACACGCTGTGGGCGCATCTGCGGGGCATGAACCGCGGCGAGTGCTATCGCCCCTCCGCCGGACTGGCCCACGCCTACAGCGAACACGCTCCGGCGATGACCCTGTTGGGTTGGTACCGACGCGGCATCGATTATGCCAAACGCTCCCTGCAAATCCGCAAAGACCTGCACGACGTCTGGGGACAAGGCCAATCAAGAAACTTCATGAGCATCCTGCATTACTCGTTTAGCAACTACGAGCAATGCATCCACGAAGCCAGCCAGGCCGTTGCGATCCTTGAACGCACCGGTGACTATTGGGAAGTCCACATCGCCCGCTACCAATTCGCCGCCTCGCTCTATCGGCAAGGCAACCTGCGCGAAGCGTTGGATCAAACTCGCATCAATTACCGCTCGGCGGTCCGACGCAGCGATTTCCAAGGCACCGGCAACATCGTCGAAGTCTGGGCCCGCGCGGCCTTGGGGAACATCCCCCTGGATGTGCTGCAAATCGAGCTCAAACGGAATGTCGACGATGCCCAGCGGATTTGCGAAGTCAAACTCGCCTACGGTGTTTATCACTTCTACCAACACGGATACGCCGAAGCCGTCAACGCATTCACCGAAGCGGTTCAAATCGCCGAAGACGCCTCGGTCGTCAATGCCTACATCAGCCCCTGTTACGCGTGGCGCGCCACCGCACTGAGGCGATTGCTGGAAACCGAACCCGCCAAGACCGATGCGATGCGGCGGAAAAAACTCCGTGAACTCCAATCGGCCTGCCGGCAAGCCGTCCGGCTGGCCAACCGCTACACCAATGAGCTGCCCCACGCGTTGCGAGAACTCGCCGCCGTCTCGGCGTTCCAGGGCCGAACCCGCCGAGCCCTGCGGCATTTCCGCCGTTCCTTGCGGATCGCCGATCAACAAGGCGCCCGGTTGGAACAGATCCAAACCACGCTGCTGCACGCAGAACTGGCCAAAGAAACCGGCTGGGCCGTCGACGAAGCCTTGGTCCGGGAAGCCTCCGAAGCGTTGCAGCAACTGAAAACGTCCGTCGGCTCCGTCGACGAGGATGGCTCGCTGTCGCTGGTCGATCGATTCGATTCGCTCTTGGAAGCCGGGCGCCGCATCGCGGTCGGCACGGAAATCGATGTCATCCGCGACGAGATCATCGCCGCGGCCTCGAAACTGCTCCGTGGCGATCGGGTCCTGTTGATCCAGCCGGCGACCGAAAACGGCCCGGCGACCACCATTCCGCCCAACACGGTCTACGATCCCGACATCGTCAAACAGACCCAGACCAAGGGCTCCGCGATCATCTGTGAATACGAACGCAGCGATCTGTGCGATGTCCGTTCCCGTCATAGCGACCCGCATCACAACTACGGAACGTTTCTGTGCTGTCCCGTCTTGGTGCACGGAAAAATTCACTCGTACCTGTACATCGCCAACTCCTACATGATGGGAATGTTCGGCGACGACGAACTGCGGATCGCCAACTACCTGTCCTCGGCCGCGGGAGCGGCCTTTGAAAAAGCGGACGGTTTCACGCAACTGCAAGAACTAAACCAAACGCTCGAACGCAAGGTCGCCCAACGCACCGAAACGCTGCAACTGCGGAACGAAGAAATCGAGCGGACCGCCGACCGGCTCCGCGCCACACAGGTCAACCTCCGCGAGGCGAAAGATCTTGCCGAGCATGCCAATCGCGCCAAAAGCGAATTCCTGGCACGCATGAGCCACGAAATTCGCACCCCGATCACCGCCGTCCTCGGATACACCGAACTGATGCTCCGCGGAATCGTCACCGATCCCGAAGAGCAACGACAGCACCTGGAAACGATCCATGGCAACGGAAGCCACCTGCTGCATCTCTTGAACGACATTCTGGATCTGTCCAAAATCGAAGCCGATAAAATCGAAGTCGAACAGATCAGCTGCGTGCCGGCAAAAGTCATCGGTGAGGTCATCAAATCGCTGCAAGGCAAAGCGGCGCAAAAGAACATCACGCTCGGCATCGATTCCGGATCCCAGATCCCCGAAACGATCACCAGTGACCCGACTCGACTGCGACAGATCGTGACCAACCTGATCGGCAACGCGATCAAATTCACCGACCGTGGCGGCGTCACCGTTCGGCTGTCGACCCGCTTGGATGAAACCACCGGGCTGCCCGATCAGATCGTTGTCGCGATTCGCGATAGCGGCATCGGGATGGACGCCGATCAACTCGAGCGGATCTTTGACCCCTTCGCCCAAGCCGACACGTCCACCACGCGCAAGTATGGCGGTACCGGTCTGGGACTGTCGATCAGCAAACGACTGGCCGAATCACTCGGCGGCGGTCTGGAAGTGGAAAGCATCCCCGGCGTCGGCAGCACGTTCACCATTCACATCGCGGCCGACACACGCCCCGGGGATCGGCTGCTGAGTGATTCGGAAGTGATCGAGCTGGCAACCGGTCGTCACGAAGCCCAATGGCAGCGCGTCGATTTGACCGGCGCGAAAGTGCTGGTCGTCGATGATGCCGAAACCAATCGCGACCTGATCCACCGCTTGCTGACCAGTGCCGGCGCCGGCGTTCAATCCGTCGCCGACGGCCAGCAAGCCGTCGATTTCTTTCTCGACCCCAACGGCACCCTCAAGTCTCACTCGATCGATCTGGTGTTGATGGACATGCAAATGCCCGTCCTGGACGGCTATTCCGCGACGCAACAACTGGTCGGCGCCGGGCTGAAAACACCGATCGTCGCCATGACGGCCAACTCGATGGTGGGCGACGACAGCAAATGCCGCCAAGTCGGCTGCCGAGACTACCTTTCCAAACCCATCGACTTGGATGCACTGCTGGAAATGGTCCGCAGCTGGTGCGCCGATTCGATCGTGCCACACTCCCGACACTCCGACCCACCGCAATCCACCCCAGCGGTCGACCGATCACCACCTTCACAGCCACCGACAAGCGAAACCATGTCGCCCCCGCCGATCACCGACGAATCACACGCCCCCCTGCTACCCTCGGACTGGTTGCGACAGTTCGCGATCGATCTGGTCGCCAAAGTTCACTTCCAAATGCCGGCCATCAAGAATGCCTATGACTGCGCGGACTACGACGAGGTCGCGCGAAAACTCCATTGGATCAAAGGGTCCGGCGGAACCGTCGGACTGAACACGCTGACGGATCTGGCCAAATCCTGTGAACAAGCGGCCAAAGCGTCCGATACCGACGCCCTGACCGAGCGGTTGGACGCCATCGAATCGTACGTCAACCTGCTGGTCGAAGAATGCGGCGAAGAGCTGCCCAACCCGCAGGCGTCCGAAAACGCCGCGCCGCATCTGGATTGA
- a CDS encoding OmpP1/FadL family transporter, with product MDRSRWTAGMATLASLVMCSVAVADGTIRDGVSARSIGRGGTNLAMSDNAHVMLDNPAGLVRNEADCLLEFGGHLLLTDLEYDDADNSRVGDIDNPFPIGEFAIAKKLDEHITIGFGAFSHAGFAAEYMMNGPAPFSGPQHYKSIGALARLLPTLSVKLTERLSIGTTLGAAINHIELEGPYTLQGPNAFAGTPTRMDLQGTGAGMSWSIGMQYDLNDRTTVGVNYQHETTMELDGTTVVEIPGLGASRYDSMLDVKWPRSLGVGLSHRTDRRRTYSADAIWYDWSSAYDHFDLSLKDPLNPVYQIVAPTLLESFPLDWRDTVSLRFGIEQQLRDDRVIRVGYAYHRNPIPDATVTPYIQTILEHALSFGYGCSWRGIAVDAAYQWSFGPTQSVDTSGFMGGDFDDGWHSVNAHQFSLSFQRARMK from the coding sequence ATGGATCGATCAAGATGGACGGCTGGCATGGCGACGCTTGCCAGTCTGGTCATGTGTTCGGTCGCCGTGGCCGACGGCACGATCCGCGACGGGGTGAGCGCCCGCAGCATTGGGCGCGGCGGAACCAATCTCGCCATGAGCGACAACGCGCACGTGATGCTGGACAACCCCGCGGGGTTGGTTCGAAACGAAGCGGATTGTTTGCTGGAGTTCGGCGGGCACTTGTTGTTGACCGATTTGGAATACGATGACGCGGACAATTCACGCGTCGGTGACATCGACAATCCGTTTCCGATCGGCGAGTTCGCGATCGCCAAGAAGTTGGATGAGCACATCACGATCGGTTTCGGCGCGTTTTCGCACGCCGGGTTTGCCGCCGAATACATGATGAATGGCCCGGCTCCCTTTTCCGGACCGCAGCACTACAAATCCATCGGCGCCCTGGCCCGTCTGCTGCCCACCCTCTCGGTCAAGTTGACCGAGCGGCTGTCGATCGGGACCACGCTGGGTGCGGCGATCAATCACATCGAGCTGGAGGGACCGTACACGCTGCAGGGTCCCAACGCGTTTGCCGGAACTCCGACGCGGATGGATTTGCAGGGTACCGGTGCGGGGATGAGTTGGTCGATCGGGATGCAATACGACTTGAATGATCGCACCACCGTCGGTGTCAATTATCAACACGAAACCACCATGGAACTCGATGGAACGACGGTGGTCGAGATTCCGGGACTGGGCGCGTCTCGATACGATTCGATGTTGGATGTCAAATGGCCGCGTTCGCTAGGAGTCGGCCTGTCGCACCGCACCGACCGGCGGCGAACGTATTCCGCGGACGCGATTTGGTACGACTGGTCGAGCGCCTACGACCACTTTGATCTCTCGCTGAAAGACCCCCTCAATCCGGTCTACCAGATCGTCGCCCCGACGTTGTTGGAATCGTTTCCACTCGACTGGCGCGACACGGTGTCGCTGCGATTCGGGATCGAACAGCAGCTCCGTGACGACCGTGTGATTCGCGTCGGATATGCCTACCACCGCAACCCGATTCCGGACGCCACGGTCACGCCCTACATTCAAACGATTCTGGAGCATGCGTTGTCGTTCGGCTATGGATGCTCCTGGCGGGGGATCGCCGTGGATGCGGCGTATCAGTGGTCGTTCGGGCCGACCCAATCGGTCGATACCAGTGGCTTCATGGGGGGCGACTTTGATGACGGTTGGCATTCGGTCAACGCCCACCAGTTTTCACTGAGCTTTCAGCGGGCGCGGATGAAGTAG
- a CDS encoding response regulator: MFDGRQQIVNSKILVIDDEQIIIDVITAHLNVAGFWNVVGISDSIDAVQRMKQENPDMVLLDISMPDVSGNYLIQIARADPNLKTVPLIVVTASDSEETHRRALELGADEVLTKPLQPGILVGRVENALSQKLALDVSALNQRQARCKPVNEKYNELRGLGGRLS; encoded by the coding sequence ATGTTCGACGGCCGACAACAAATCGTTAATAGCAAGATCCTGGTCATCGACGATGAACAGATCATCATCGATGTGATCACCGCTCACCTGAACGTCGCCGGGTTTTGGAACGTGGTCGGAATCAGCGATTCGATCGACGCCGTGCAGCGAATGAAACAGGAAAACCCCGACATGGTGCTGTTGGACATCTCCATGCCGGACGTCAGCGGAAACTATTTGATCCAGATCGCCCGCGCCGACCCGAACCTGAAAACGGTCCCGCTGATCGTCGTCACGGCCAGTGACTCCGAAGAAACGCATCGGCGAGCGCTCGAACTGGGCGCCGACGAAGTGCTGACCAAACCTTTGCAACCCGGGATCCTGGTCGGGCGCGTCGAAAACGCACTGAGCCAAAAACTGGCGCTCGATGTCTCCGCCCTGAATCAACGCCAGGCGCGCTGCAAACCGGTCAATGAGAAATACAACGAGCTGCGCGGTCTGGGCGGCCGCCTCTCCTGA